The stretch of DNA TTGTTATTGTCAGTTGAGCTGAAGAAGCAGAGTTCATGTTCTGTCCATCTTGTCAACAAATCCGATGAATATGTCGCTTTCAAGGTTTTTGCCCCTTCTTTTTTCTGATGACGGTCTTGATAGCTTGATTTAATAGCCTTATACTGTACATCCGCATGTTGTGCAAAAGCACATTTCAGTTTACTACGTATGCGTATGTACAATGTAGGGAAAATGTATGATGCATTTATCTCAAATTGGTAGAGTAATACTTATTTATAGTAGCAGAGGGGCCATTTCTGGTTGGTGTCTAAACACTGTCTGTTCTGTCGCTTTTTATTTTCAATTGGATGATCATGGTTTGAGCATAAATGAAACTGCAGCATCTGATCACCATTTTGAAATTGCTAGGTTAAGACAACTTCCCCTAAAAGATATTGCGTCCGACCAAATATTGGAGTTATCCTTCCAAGGGCAACATGTGATTTCACAGGTGTGTACACTACTGCTACTGACCTTATTGATTATTATAGTGATAGACAACTTGTTGAGTTTTAACCACTCTCTAAAGCTGAATTGCTTTTTACTCGTTCTATATTTATGTAAGTGGGCTCATTCTTAGTTAAGTTGCTTTCTCATCTTCTTTTTTGGTTTGTGGAATGAACTAAGTTGGTCCATTGCCACCTCGTTCCTCATAAGCACAACACTTTAAAAAAATGAGGAAACGGGTCATCCCACAAAAATCATAGCATGAACACTCATGATGGACCAACCCATCTGTTCCTTAAAGCAAACATGTCATAATGTGCTTGCTTCAGAGAGAGGGTAGCAATTATATAATTTTGTTTGTCTTGCATTCAACTATTCATGCCTTGATTCTGTTTGGTTTCTTCGGTTATATTCCTCTTGATTTGTATATTTTTATCGCCTCTTAAATGCAGTTACCATGCAAGCACAGCGTACTGCGCCACCAGACATGCAATTAAAAGACAAATTTTTGGTGCAGACCACAGTTGTTCCTCCTGGTACATCAGATGATGACCTCATTCCTGCTTTTGTAAGTAACTAAGCACACAGTTCAGAAGCTTTACATGCATAATATTCCTTATATGTTACTTGTCCTCATCTTCTTAACTCTTTTCCACAGTTCTCCAAAGAAACCAACGCATATATTGAGGAAAGTAAATTGAGAGTTGTCCTTGTTGATGCATCTCGTCCTCCTGTGGAGCAACTGATAAATAATGTCCCCAGCACTGATGCGGCAGTTGAGGTTCCGGTGTTAAAAGATACACCAAATGTTCAGAATGAAGTGCCAGCTATGGAGAAAAAGGTTCCTGCCCCCCAGGAGAAAATTTCAGCTGTTGTTCCTAACATACCTTCCCCTGTCAGGGAGTCTCCAATCCTTCAAGAAGTTCCTGTGCTACCGCATGAAGAACCTGCTATTTTGGCAGAATCTCCTCCCCCTCTAAAAGACGAATCTCCTCCCCCTCTAAAACATGAATCTCCTTCCTATATAAAGGATACGTCTGCGGTTACCATTGAACAGCTTTCTCCTCTGAAGGAAGAGACTGTAACTTCAAAGGTGTCTCCTCTGGAAGAAACTCTTCCGAAAGAAACTGTCACCGTAAGTGACCGAGGTTTTTTCAGTGTGCAGAATCATCAATTATCTCATGTAAGGATCCATACTATAGTTTTATTTATGCCTATTTTCCC from Triticum urartu cultivar G1812 chromosome 3, Tu2.1, whole genome shotgun sequence encodes:
- the LOC125545930 gene encoding vesicle-associated protein 2-2-like (The sequence of the model RefSeq protein was modified relative to this genomic sequence to represent the inferred CDS: added 249 bases not found in genome assembly), whose product is MGQGVVEIQPRELQFTFELKKQSSCSVHLVNKSDEYVAFKVKTTSPKRYCVRPNIGVILPRATCDFTVTMQAQRTAPPDMQLKDKFLVQTTVVPPGTSDDDLIPAFFSKETNAYIEESKLRVVLVDASRPPVEQLINNVPSTDAAVEVPVLKDTPNVQNEVPAMEKKVPAPQEKISAVVPNIPSPVRESPILQEVPVLPHEEPAILAESPPPLKDESPPPLKHESPSYIKDTSAVTIEQLSPLKEETVTSKVSPLEETLPKETVTVSDRGFFSVQNHQLSHVTEDVQNLKSKLNNLESKLEGAEKMIIKLREESRTTTQERDRLQQEMVFLKKGTPKSQLGFPLLFVVYVALLGTSLGYLLCL